In Flavobacteriales bacterium, the sequence GAGAGTTAATTGATGTCAAAACAGAAATCACAATGCAACAATTATTAACCCATACTGCAGGTTTTACCTACGGCTGGGGAGGAGGCCCAGTTGATAAAAAATATGAAGAAGTAAAGTTGTGGGAATCTGATGGATCAAAAGAATTTATTGATAAAGTTTCATCTTTACCTCTATTGTTTGAACCTGGAACCAAATGGCATTATTCTATTGCAGTCGATATAACAGGTGTAATAATTGAAAGGCTTTCAGGTAAAACCTTTTCAGAATATTTAAGTGATAATATTTTTGCACCACTTGGTATGAAGGATACTTTTTTCGAAGTACCGAATAATAAGCTAAATAGATTTTTACCCAATCACTATTATAATAAAACAAGTAACTCTTTAGGGACAATTAATGAGGACAACACAAAAATAAGTGCTGGAAGTAACTATGAAAAAGTAAAATTTTATTCAGGTGGAGGAGGTTTGGTCTCAACAGCAATGGATTTTATGATTTTTTCGGAATGTGTTCGTAATGGGGGGCTTTATAATGGTAAAAGAATCATTGGCCCAAAAACAGTAAAATTTATGACAAAAAATCATCTTTCTGGGAGTCTTTCTGGAAAAGGTGGGAGTGGAGAAAGTCCAAGCTGGGATACTACTTCTATGGATCAGGCAGAGTCTAATGGTTTTGGATTTGGTCTTGGATTTGGATTAGTTACGGACAGTGTCAAGAGGTCTATTATTGGAAGTGATGGAGAATATAGTTGGGGAGGAGCAGCGGGAACAATTTTCTGGATAGATCCCGTTGAAGAAATTTCAGTTATTTCTATGATTCAATTAATGAATTCCCCTTGGCCTCTAAGAGAAGAATTAAAAGTAGCAACTTACCAATCTTTAGTTGAAATAAATGAATAAATTACTAATCGTAATAATACTAATTCTATTTAGTTCTAATTCAAAAAAATCAATTGAAAATGAAAAGCTGGATATCCCTAATAATGCTAATTTCATTTGTTAGCTGCGAAGAGAACATTCAATTAAAAGTCCAAAATGAAATAAATAAGACGAAAATCCCAGCTGTAGTTATGGGGAAGGTTACAAAAGATGGTAAAATGGAGTTTTATTCTAAAGGACCATCTAGATGGGGTAGAAATGATACTATTAATGAAAATAACATTTTTAGAATTGCATCTATGACCAAAGCACTAGGATCGGTTGCTGCACTGCAATTAGTTGAGCAAGGTAAAATTACATTAGATGAACCCCTAGATGAATACTTACCAGAAATGTCTTCGATAAAAATTTTAAACAAGGAAAATCAAATAGTTAATCCCCAAAAAAGCATAACTCTTAGACACCTACTTACCCATACGGCAGGGTTTGGATATGGATTTACTAGTATTAAATTATCTAAATGGGATGAACTTAAAAATGAAATTGGCTGGAATTTTAATTATCGCCCTCGTATGTTTGAATCAGGCACATCATATATGTATGGAACTAATATAGATTGGGTTGGAAGACTAGTTGAAAAAATTTCAGGGATGAATTTAGAAGATTATTTTAGAGATTATATAACTGGTCCATTAGAAATGAATAGTACCTGGTTTAATGTACCAGATGATCTGGAAAAGTTGGTTGTTTCATTTTCAGAACGAGATAAAGAAACTGGAAAAGTAAATCAAAAGAAATATTCAAAAAGGCCTAAAACTAATAGTTTTAATGCAGGCGGTGGTCTTTCAAGCTCTCCTAAAGATTATGGAAAATTTCTTATTTGTATGCTAAACAAGGGAAAATTAAACGGAGTAGAAATTCTTAAAGAAGAAACTTTTGATCTAATGAATTCTCCTCAGCTAACAGAATTTAAAACAACCCACAGATATGTTCCTGTCAGTGATGTTGATACAAAAGCCAGAGGAGATAAAGATTATTTTTTTGACAGTTATGATAACTGGACATTGGCTTGGGCATACGAAGAGAATTCATCTATTAGACCATATGGGACTGCATATTGGGCAGGCTTTTTTAATACCTATTTTACAATTGACTTTGATAATGAGTTTGCTTTGATATATATGACTCAAATATTACCATTCAATGATATGGAATCATATAATTTGTTCACCTCTTTTGAAAAATTGATTTATAGTGAAATAAACTAAACCATCGGCATATCCTCTTCATTAAGTTCAGGGAGTAATTTGTATATTGTGGTTTATTAATCAAAAATCAATTATAATGAAACACCTCCTTTTATTCTTCTTCTTTTTTGTTAACTCGTTAATTTATTCTCAATTCAATGAGATAAAACTTTTACAAAAAAAATTAATTAGCGATGAAATCACTGGGAGTAATGTTGCATTAGTATATAAAGAAGGGAGTGTGATTTATTTCAATATTCAAAACTCCGGTAAAGTGGGAGACAAAAATATTTCTAACAAAAGCTATAAACCTTACAAAGAGTCACTTTTTCCAATTTGGTCAATGTCAAAACCAATTACAACCGTAGCTACGATGATCCTTTTAGAAAGAGGCCTAATTAAACTAACAGATAATGTTTCAAAGTATATCCCTTCAATGGAGAATATGAATTGTGAAACTGAAGGAGGAATTCAGCCCTGTAAAAATCAAATAAAAATTATAGATCTTTTAACTCATAGATCAGGTTTGGGTTATTACGGAAATCCAGGATATGGGTATGGGTATACAAATTCTATAAAGTATAATAACCTAGAGGAATTTGCAGATGATCTGTCGGAAGTTGTTTTAAAATTTGAGCCTGGTTCAAAATATTTTTATGGCATAAATCAAGCGGTTCTAGGAAGAATTATTGAGGTTGTTTCAAATCAAACTTTTTTTAAATTTCTTAAAAAAGAGTTGTTAGACCCCCTTGAAATGAATGAAACAAAATTTCATTTAACTGAAGAGGATAAAGCTAGATTTCAACCACTTTTTATAAATACAGGTGCTTTAAAAGGATTTACTTATGAATTAAATGAATTGTCCTACAAAAAAAATAATGAGGCTTATTTTGGAGGAGAGGGATTAATCTCAACATTGGGTGATTATTCTAATTTTTGTAAAATGCTTCTAAATGGAGGATCTTATAATGGAAAAAAAATTATAACTCAAAATAGCATTAATTTAATGACTAAAAAGTATTCACAATCATATCCAAATGAAGAATATGCGGATACAAGAAAATTGGGTTTTTATTACGGATTTTCTCTTTTTGTTTTAGAAAATTCAGAAATAGATGATACTAATTCTTCGAAAGGAATATTTGGATGGTCTGGTTACCATAATACTCATTTTTGGATTGATCCCGAAAAAAAATTATTTGCACTATTTCTTTCTAGGTCAAGGCAAAGTGTTTCAAATATCGATACTCAAAAGGAATTTAGAAGGGCTGTTTATAAATCAATAATGGAATAGTCAATTTTAATTAAACCATCGGCATATCCTCTTAATTAAGTTCAGGAAGAAAAACACGGAGTAGAGATATAGTTTTTTATATTAGCAGCTTATTAACCATAAATCAATTAAAATGAATATAACATCAATGCTTATGATTTTATTTCTTTTAATCTCTTGTAACAATTCAAACACTGAAAGTAAGAGTATCGAAAAAGAAAATACTAACTACACTGTATCTTGTGATCTAATTTACGATTATGAAAGAGCGCAGCAATTCACCTTTAAGTATTTGGATGCTATGCCAGAAGAAAATTATAGTTTTAAACCAACCCCAGAAATCTTGTCTTTTAGAGAAGAAGCTATTCATCTTGGTCTTGTAAATTATAGATATGCAGCTATGATAGCAGGTAGCTATGACGCTAGTAATGAAAAAGAGATTATGAGCCGTCAAGAATTACAATCAAAAAAGCAAGTAATAGAATTTGTTTCTAATAGCTATGATGTAATTATTAACCAAATTAATGCCGAACAGGACCTTAATGCAAAAACATATTACTATAGATGGAGTTGTAGCAAGGAATGCCTCGCAAGAAAAGGCTTTGAGCATCAATCACACCATAGAGGGAAATTTGCGATATATCTTCGATTAAAAGGTATTAAACCACCATTTGAACAATTAATTTTTAAAGATGGAGATATACCAAAAAGAGATATAGAAACGGAAGATTGGGAATCAACAAGGAATTATTTAAAATATAAAAAGCTCGTTGATTAAAATAAGAATTTAAAAAAAGGAATAATAAATTTTGCCCCTTCTAACAGGGTGGCTTTTTTATATCATCGGTATATCCTCTTAATCAAGTTCAAGAAAAAAACTTGGAGTAGTGATATTCCACAATTTATTGTTACATTCTAACGGTATAAACTATTTTTGATAAAATGAAATTTTTTGAAACAAACCAAAATACAGCTGAAAGAGTTGTTAGATTTATTGTAGCCATTTTTTTATTGCCTGCACCATTAATATTTCAAAATAACACATTCGCAATTGTACAAGCTATTGTTGGTGGTATTTTAATTTTTAATGCTTTTTCAGGGATTTGTGTTATCTACAGATTATTT encodes:
- a CDS encoding beta-lactamase family protein — protein: MKKLLFFIFFIVFNLSFAQLEKKDPELVGVSSERLNRVSEISKNYVAEGKVPGIVTMIARKGKLIYFEAYGNRGVDSKVKIKKNDLFRIYSMTKPVTAIAAMQLYEKGKFQLNDPITKYLPELNNLKRYNSKGELIDVKTEITMQQLLTHTAGFTYGWGGGPVDKKYEEVKLWESDGSKEFIDKVSSLPLLFEPGTKWHYSIAVDITGVIIERLSGKTFSEYLSDNIFAPLGMKDTFFEVPNNKLNRFLPNHYYNKTSNSLGTINEDNTKISAGSNYEKVKFYSGGGGLVSTAMDFMIFSECVRNGGLYNGKRIIGPKTVKFMTKNHLSGSLSGKGGSGESPSWDTTSMDQAESNGFGFGLGFGLVTDSVKRSIIGSDGEYSWGGAAGTIFWIDPVEEISVISMIQLMNSPWPLREELKVATYQSLVEINE
- a CDS encoding beta-lactamase family protein, encoding MKSWISLIMLISFVSCEENIQLKVQNEINKTKIPAVVMGKVTKDGKMEFYSKGPSRWGRNDTINENNIFRIASMTKALGSVAALQLVEQGKITLDEPLDEYLPEMSSIKILNKENQIVNPQKSITLRHLLTHTAGFGYGFTSIKLSKWDELKNEIGWNFNYRPRMFESGTSYMYGTNIDWVGRLVEKISGMNLEDYFRDYITGPLEMNSTWFNVPDDLEKLVVSFSERDKETGKVNQKKYSKRPKTNSFNAGGGLSSSPKDYGKFLICMLNKGKLNGVEILKEETFDLMNSPQLTEFKTTHRYVPVSDVDTKARGDKDYFFDSYDNWTLAWAYEENSSIRPYGTAYWAGFFNTYFTIDFDNEFALIYMTQILPFNDMESYNLFTSFEKLIYSEIN
- a CDS encoding beta-lactamase family protein, with protein sequence MKHLLLFFFFFVNSLIYSQFNEIKLLQKKLISDEITGSNVALVYKEGSVIYFNIQNSGKVGDKNISNKSYKPYKESLFPIWSMSKPITTVATMILLERGLIKLTDNVSKYIPSMENMNCETEGGIQPCKNQIKIIDLLTHRSGLGYYGNPGYGYGYTNSIKYNNLEEFADDLSEVVLKFEPGSKYFYGINQAVLGRIIEVVSNQTFFKFLKKELLDPLEMNETKFHLTEEDKARFQPLFINTGALKGFTYELNELSYKKNNEAYFGGEGLISTLGDYSNFCKMLLNGGSYNGKKIITQNSINLMTKKYSQSYPNEEYADTRKLGFYYGFSLFVLENSEIDDTNSSKGIFGWSGYHNTHFWIDPEKKLFALFLSRSRQSVSNIDTQKEFRRAVYKSIME
- a CDS encoding DinB family protein — its product is MNITSMLMILFLLISCNNSNTESKSIEKENTNYTVSCDLIYDYERAQQFTFKYLDAMPEENYSFKPTPEILSFREEAIHLGLVNYRYAAMIAGSYDASNEKEIMSRQELQSKKQVIEFVSNSYDVIINQINAEQDLNAKTYYYRWSCSKECLARKGFEHQSHHRGKFAIYLRLKGIKPPFEQLIFKDGDIPKRDIETEDWESTRNYLKYKKLVD
- a CDS encoding DUF2892 domain-containing protein, which encodes MKFFETNQNTAERVVRFIVAIFLLPAPLIFQNNTFAIVQAIVGGILIFNAFSGICVIYRLFGANTCKV